A region from the Streptosporangium sp. NBC_01756 genome encodes:
- a CDS encoding PP2C family protein-serine/threonine phosphatase, which translates to MFDRVRVAAVHASGLLDTGPEPVFDDLAGLALTVTGASTAFVTVLDERRSFWKSVIGLGDPPVEERQNAAEASLCHLVVAADGPLIVTDAATDARVCMISSVTRMGIGAWAGYPIHAPGGQVLGALCVVDSAPREWNQAQIKTLATLARAVSGEIALRDVLGRMETQMADLRAASDAAAALARTLQESLLPPVLTQPPGIQAAARYLPAGQGVTVLGDFYDLFTASPSRWCVIMGDVSGHGVEAAKVTALARYTVRADASHHISSNRVLEQLNTALLAQQVASHQLLTAVCAIFRIDGVGITGVLSTAGHPSALIRHIDGTVQELRSAGAMLGVFPDAGLTSTRFTLRPGEVLLFHTDGVTEAHRPTDRRLFGEERLHRLLAGCGDLDASAIVERIGEAVLAHCEGDSADDIALLALRVPAIRPAAGNSRSLPARPNT; encoded by the coding sequence GTGTTCGACCGCGTGCGGGTGGCCGCGGTGCACGCCAGCGGCCTGCTGGACACCGGCCCGGAGCCGGTGTTCGACGACCTGGCCGGCCTGGCCCTGACCGTCACCGGCGCGTCGACGGCGTTCGTCACCGTGCTCGATGAGCGGCGCTCGTTCTGGAAAAGCGTGATCGGCCTGGGAGATCCGCCGGTCGAAGAACGCCAGAATGCGGCGGAGGCGAGTCTCTGCCATTTGGTGGTAGCCGCCGATGGGCCGCTGATCGTGACCGACGCCGCCACCGACGCCCGGGTGTGCATGATCTCCTCGGTCACCCGGATGGGGATCGGCGCCTGGGCCGGCTACCCCATCCACGCCCCGGGCGGGCAGGTGCTGGGGGCATTGTGCGTGGTGGACTCCGCACCCCGCGAATGGAACCAGGCGCAGATCAAGACGCTGGCCACTCTGGCTCGCGCGGTCAGCGGCGAGATCGCCCTGCGCGACGTACTGGGACGCATGGAAACCCAGATGGCCGACCTGCGGGCGGCATCCGATGCGGCGGCCGCCCTGGCGCGTACCTTGCAAGAGAGCCTGTTGCCGCCGGTTCTCACGCAGCCGCCCGGTATCCAGGCCGCCGCCCGCTACCTGCCCGCCGGCCAGGGCGTCACCGTGCTGGGCGACTTCTACGACCTGTTCACCGCTTCGCCCTCCCGCTGGTGCGTGATCATGGGTGATGTGTCCGGTCACGGGGTGGAGGCGGCCAAGGTCACCGCGCTGGCCCGCTACACCGTGCGCGCCGACGCCTCCCATCACATCTCCTCCAACCGGGTGCTGGAGCAGCTCAACACCGCGTTGCTGGCCCAGCAGGTGGCCTCCCATCAGCTTCTCACCGCCGTCTGTGCGATCTTCCGCATCGACGGGGTGGGCATCACCGGGGTGTTGAGCACTGCCGGACACCCTTCGGCGCTGATACGCCACATCGACGGCACCGTGCAGGAGCTGCGCTCGGCCGGGGCGATGCTGGGAGTCTTTCCTGACGCGGGCCTGACCAGCACCCGTTTCACCTTGCGCCCGGGCGAGGTGCTGCTGTTTCACACCGACGGCGTCACCGAAGCCCACCGGCCCACCGATCGGCGGTTGTTCGGCGAGGAGCGCCTGCACAGGCTACTGGCCGGCTGCGGCGACCTGGATGCCTCAGCCATCGTGGAGCGCATCGGCGAAGCCGTTCTGGCTCACTGCGAAGGCGACTCCGCCGACGACATCGCCCTGCTGGCCCTACGCGTCCCCGCGATCAGGCCGGCGGCCGGCAATTCGCGCTCCTTGCCGGCGAGGCCGAATACCTGA
- a CDS encoding alpha/beta hydrolase family protein — protein MSVADFVAANLSRATGAGLDPHEYQRVAREMAVLDQWGETFMRAARGHLARAGQAATTISAGEHYQVAASWFHVATLGPNRESALAAAEADTAMRRALELLEPGARRIEGPGFTGWLRGPADAVATAVVVPGLDSGKEEFHAVTGALLRRGLAVFAMDGPGQGVLAAGSTVRADYHHVIGQVVDALGTRSVGLVGLSLGGYYVAESAARETRVAAAATVSGPFHLDWNALPPPVREIIVRRAGGEEAARHFARQVDLSVLAPQITCPLLVVDGGQDVIPGVTNGEPLARLAPHGQYLRIPHGDHLLGNARSDWLATLADWLHGALT, from the coding sequence ATGAGCGTCGCGGACTTCGTCGCCGCCAACCTGTCGCGTGCGACCGGCGCCGGGTTGGACCCGCACGAGTACCAGCGCGTCGCCAGGGAGATGGCTGTCCTGGACCAGTGGGGCGAGACGTTCATGCGTGCCGCACGCGGGCACCTGGCGCGTGCCGGGCAGGCAGCCACGACGATCTCAGCAGGCGAGCACTACCAGGTCGCGGCGAGTTGGTTCCATGTCGCCACCCTGGGGCCGAACCGTGAGAGCGCGCTGGCCGCCGCCGAGGCGGACACCGCCATGCGGCGCGCACTCGAACTGCTGGAGCCGGGGGCCCGCCGGATCGAGGGACCGGGCTTCACCGGCTGGCTGCGCGGCCCGGCCGATGCCGTGGCGACCGCGGTCGTGGTTCCCGGATTGGACTCCGGCAAGGAGGAATTCCACGCGGTGACCGGCGCCTTGCTGCGCCGGGGCCTGGCCGTGTTCGCCATGGACGGTCCGGGGCAGGGCGTGCTCGCGGCCGGCAGCACCGTCCGAGCCGACTATCACCACGTGATCGGCCAGGTCGTCGACGCCCTCGGCACCAGGAGCGTGGGACTCGTGGGGCTCAGCCTCGGCGGCTACTACGTCGCGGAAAGCGCCGCCCGTGAAACCCGCGTCGCGGCCGCCGCCACCGTCAGCGGCCCCTTCCATCTGGACTGGAACGCCCTGCCGCCCCCGGTACGGGAGATCATCGTCCGACGCGCCGGCGGCGAAGAAGCGGCCCGCCACTTCGCCCGGCAGGTGGATCTGTCCGTCCTGGCCCCGCAGATCACCTGCCCGCTGCTGGTGGTGGACGGCGGCCAGGACGTCATCCCCGGCGTGACCAACGGCGAGCCGCTGGCCCGCCTGGCGCCACACGGACAGTACCTGCGCATCCCTCACGGTGACCACCTGCTCGGCAACGCCCGATCCGACTGGCTGGCCACCCTCGCCGACTGGCTTCACGGAGCACTCACATGA
- a CDS encoding DinB family protein, with translation MDADELDWNRALREQWEFHWNHQLRARLDGLTDDEYFWSPVPDAWSVRPRGSSTAPVQVGAGDFTMDYAFPEPVPAAFTTIAWRLGHVVVGVLATRNAAHFGAPAASYETWEYAGSAATALDQLTSQLDVWLAGVSGLGDAGLRVPVGAKEPFPEAPTADLVLHIHRELIHHLSEVCLLRDLYLHMKPATNGATR, from the coding sequence ATGGACGCAGACGAACTCGACTGGAACCGAGCATTGCGCGAGCAGTGGGAGTTCCACTGGAACCATCAGCTCCGAGCCCGGCTCGACGGTCTCACCGACGACGAGTACTTCTGGTCGCCGGTGCCGGACGCCTGGAGCGTACGGCCGCGCGGCAGCTCCACGGCGCCCGTGCAGGTCGGTGCCGGGGACTTCACGATGGACTACGCCTTCCCCGAGCCGGTCCCCGCGGCCTTCACCACGATCGCCTGGCGACTCGGTCACGTCGTCGTCGGCGTGCTCGCCACGCGCAACGCGGCGCACTTCGGCGCGCCGGCGGCGTCGTACGAGACCTGGGAGTACGCCGGCAGCGCGGCCACCGCGCTCGACCAGCTCACGTCCCAGCTCGACGTCTGGCTGGCCGGGGTCTCCGGCCTCGGCGACGCCGGGCTCCGGGTCCCGGTCGGCGCGAAGGAGCCCTTCCCCGAGGCGCCCACGGCCGATCTGGTGCTGCACATCCACCGCGAGCTGATCCACCACCTGTCCGAGGTCTGCTTACTGCGCGACCTCTACCTGCACATGAAACCCGCCACGAACGGAGCAACCCGATGA
- a CDS encoding maleylpyruvate isomerase N-terminal domain-containing protein, with protein MELFSRSWTALRTAVAELPDEDFAQPSGCTGWLVRDLVCHLVIDAQDVLITLVTPAEAEPTRDAVTYWDVAEKPPTGDDPLDALIVRLAAAYGEPWLLKFHFDDVGSAAGRAAELADPGLRVGTRDVVLTAGDYLCAYVLEWTLHHLDLVAYLPDAAEPPAEGLARSREMLEKIAGAVFPASFSDRDALLVGTGRRAPTDVEKAELGELAAKLPLVLG; from the coding sequence GTGGAACTCTTCTCCCGCTCTTGGACGGCGTTGCGTACGGCGGTCGCCGAACTCCCGGACGAGGATTTCGCACAGCCGTCCGGCTGTACCGGCTGGCTCGTGCGGGACCTGGTGTGCCATCTGGTCATCGATGCTCAGGACGTCCTGATCACCCTGGTGACCCCCGCCGAAGCGGAGCCGACCCGCGACGCGGTGACCTACTGGGACGTCGCCGAAAAGCCGCCGACCGGCGACGACCCGCTCGACGCGCTGATCGTCCGGCTGGCCGCCGCGTACGGGGAGCCTTGGCTGCTCAAGTTCCACTTCGACGACGTCGGCTCCGCCGCCGGCCGCGCCGCCGAACTCGCCGACCCGGGCCTCCGGGTCGGCACCCGCGACGTGGTTCTCACCGCGGGCGACTATCTCTGCGCGTATGTCCTGGAGTGGACGCTGCACCACCTCGACCTGGTCGCGTATCTCCCGGACGCGGCGGAACCGCCCGCGGAGGGGCTCGCCCGGTCTCGCGAGATGCTGGAGAAGATCGCCGGGGCCGTGTTCCCCGCGTCGTTCTCCGACAGGGACGCGCTGCTGGTCGGCACCGGACGGCGTGCCCCGACCGACGTGGAGAAGGCCGAACTGGGCGAGCTGGCCGCGAAACTCCCGCTCGTCCTCGGATGA
- a CDS encoding LysR family transcriptional regulator gives MDLDLAQVRAFVLAATELHFGHAAEDLAISQQALSKRVARLESTLGRHLFDRGGQGVRLTEAGERFLEPARQALAAADRAVAAVLDAHRPLRIDVWGHLYAPMRTLAQVAIREPRLEPGHGRDLSSVIAALLHGDMDAAFGRVHAPLPAGLTHRLVRLEPVDVIFGTEHPLAHAPAIRPAQLRDSVLWTPGPLHRLDFLHRFAEAFGIHDRAEGTNLGLDHFLADLVVDPRRFSLLPADVPLPAHPAIRSVPLVGPTPLYAWSLLWRDNDGHLPLDTLVSAFVEEAERNRWLEYDPLRDWLPERQVRRMASMPQPLPQRSFSPM, from the coding sequence GTGGATCTCGACCTGGCGCAGGTGCGCGCGTTCGTGCTGGCCGCCACAGAACTGCACTTCGGCCATGCGGCCGAAGACCTGGCGATCTCCCAGCAGGCGCTGTCCAAACGCGTCGCCCGCCTGGAGTCCACGCTCGGCAGACACCTGTTCGACCGTGGCGGCCAGGGGGTCCGGCTCACCGAGGCCGGGGAGCGTTTCCTTGAGCCTGCCCGGCAGGCATTGGCCGCCGCGGACCGGGCCGTGGCAGCGGTACTGGATGCGCACCGTCCGCTGCGGATCGACGTGTGGGGTCACCTGTACGCACCCATGCGCACGCTGGCGCAGGTGGCGATCCGCGAGCCGCGGCTGGAACCGGGACATGGCCGTGACCTGTCCTCAGTGATCGCGGCGCTGCTGCACGGCGACATGGACGCCGCTTTCGGCCGCGTCCACGCGCCGTTGCCCGCCGGGCTGACGCACCGTCTGGTCCGGCTGGAGCCGGTGGATGTGATCTTCGGTACGGAACACCCGTTGGCGCACGCGCCGGCGATCCGACCTGCGCAGCTGCGGGACAGCGTGCTGTGGACCCCGGGACCGCTCCACCGGCTGGACTTTCTCCACCGCTTCGCCGAGGCCTTCGGTATCCACGACCGCGCCGAGGGCACCAACCTGGGACTGGACCACTTCCTGGCCGACCTGGTAGTCGACCCGCGCCGCTTCAGCCTGCTGCCTGCGGACGTACCCCTCCCGGCTCACCCAGCGATCCGCTCCGTCCCGCTGGTCGGCCCCACGCCCCTCTACGCCTGGTCCCTGCTCTGGCGCGACAACGACGGCCATCTGCCGCTGGACACCCTGGTGAGCGCCTTCGTGGAAGAGGCGGAGCGCAACCGCTGGCTGGAATACGATCCCCTCCGCGATTGGCTACCTGAGCGGCAGGTCAGGCGGATGGCCTCGATGCCACAGCCCCTGCCCCAGCGCTCTTTCTCACCGATGTAG
- a CDS encoding SDR family oxidoreductase, with the protein MTRFIDQTALITGGTSGMGLGTAHRLIAEGAHVIVTGRTRQRVDQAAALLGPRALGVVADTTDLDALNALMDTIKARYGKLNVVFANAGVGTFTPFADITEPDFDHAVDVNFKGVFFTLQKALPLIVDGGSIVINASWTLHRGNGILTLYSATKAAAHNLARTLAAELAPRGVRVNSISPGYIDTPMYPVAALSETEAAAITSRVVADRFGRPEEIAAAVAFPASAEASYINGQDLVIDGGLVNAIPA; encoded by the coding sequence ATGACACGCTTCATCGACCAGACCGCCCTGATCACCGGCGGCACGAGCGGCATGGGACTGGGCACCGCACACCGCCTCATCGCCGAAGGCGCCCACGTGATCGTCACCGGCCGCACCCGGCAACGTGTCGACCAGGCCGCCGCCCTGCTCGGCCCGCGCGCCCTCGGCGTGGTCGCGGACACCACCGACCTCGATGCTCTGAACGCCCTGATGGACACGATCAAGGCACGCTACGGCAAGCTGAACGTCGTCTTCGCCAACGCCGGAGTGGGCACTTTCACGCCCTTCGCCGACATCACCGAACCCGACTTCGATCACGCCGTCGACGTGAACTTCAAGGGGGTGTTCTTCACGCTTCAGAAAGCGCTGCCGCTGATCGTTGATGGCGGCTCCATCGTCATCAACGCCTCCTGGACCCTGCATCGCGGCAACGGCATCCTCACGTTGTACTCGGCCACCAAGGCGGCCGCGCACAACCTGGCCCGCACCCTGGCGGCGGAGCTCGCGCCGCGGGGCGTCCGCGTCAACTCCATCAGCCCCGGGTACATCGACACACCGATGTACCCGGTTGCGGCGTTGAGCGAGACGGAGGCCGCCGCCATCACCAGTCGCGTCGTGGCCGACCGGTTCGGCCGGCCGGAGGAGATCGCCGCAGCGGTGGCGTTTCCCGCCTCCGCCGAGGCGTCCTACATCAACGGCCAGGACCTGGTGATCGACGGCGGCCTGGTGAACGCGATCCCTGCCTGA
- a CDS encoding helix-turn-helix transcriptional regulator produces the protein MDVVRGDERGTTERVLTLLGLLQQRQVWTGPELADRLGVTPRTVRRDVERLRALGYPVHASQGVGGGYQLGPGQDLPPLLLDDEEAIATVVSLLAGAGGTVAGAADAALRALTKLDRVLPTRLRHEVRALSGSVESFGGGRTPVDPEVLMTLARACRDEVEAGFDYPSGSEVRRRRAEPYRLVASDRRWYLLAYDLDRDDWRSFRVDRMTDVSARTWRFRPRAAPDAATYVQEGVTSRVYPHQARFLVHASADTVRAQIPASAAVVRRRGSELCEVLSGAGSLDFVLMHVLLLGHDFEVLDPPELGRRCRELAERLLSAGATISPAPDTEES, from the coding sequence ATGGACGTGGTACGGGGTGACGAGCGGGGTACGACGGAGCGGGTGCTCACCCTGCTGGGGCTGTTGCAGCAGCGCCAGGTCTGGACCGGCCCCGAGCTCGCCGACCGGCTCGGGGTCACGCCGCGCACGGTACGGCGTGATGTCGAGCGGCTGCGCGCACTCGGCTATCCGGTGCACGCCAGCCAGGGTGTCGGCGGCGGCTACCAGCTCGGACCGGGGCAGGACCTGCCGCCGCTGCTTCTCGACGACGAGGAGGCGATCGCCACCGTGGTCTCGCTGCTCGCCGGCGCGGGTGGCACGGTCGCCGGCGCCGCCGACGCCGCGCTCCGGGCGCTGACCAAGCTCGACCGGGTGCTGCCCACCCGGCTGCGGCACGAGGTGCGCGCGCTCTCCGGCTCGGTGGAGTCCTTCGGCGGAGGCCGCACGCCGGTCGACCCCGAGGTGCTCATGACGCTGGCCAGAGCCTGCCGCGACGAGGTCGAGGCCGGCTTCGACTACCCGTCTGGGAGCGAGGTGCGACGGCGGCGGGCCGAGCCTTATCGCCTGGTCGCCTCCGACCGGCGCTGGTACCTCCTCGCCTACGACCTCGATCGCGACGACTGGCGCAGCTTCCGTGTCGACCGGATGACCGATGTGTCCGCACGGACCTGGCGTTTCCGCCCGCGCGCGGCGCCCGACGCGGCGACGTACGTGCAGGAGGGTGTGACGAGCCGGGTCTACCCGCACCAGGCGCGCTTCCTCGTGCACGCGTCGGCCGACACGGTGCGCGCGCAGATTCCGGCGTCGGCGGCCGTCGTACGACGGCGAGGGAGTGAGCTCTGCGAGGTGCTCAGTGGCGCCGGCAGCCTCGATTTCGTGCTCATGCACGTGCTCCTGCTGGGGCACGACTTCGAGGTACTCGACCCTCCGGAGCTCGGGAGGCGCTGCCGCGAGCTGGCGGAGAGACTGCTGTCGGCCGGTGCGACGATCTCACCGGCGCCGGACACGGAGGAGTCATGA
- a CDS encoding zinc-binding dehydrogenase yields MRRLMPTGDVARPVEFAQDAQPTTAPDEVLVKVEAFSPNRGETFLLEEPKPGLIPGKDIAGLIVQAAADGSGPQAGTRVVGHPPMGGWAEYAAVPTHSLAVLPDEITPVHAAALPLAGITALRLLRAVGALAGRRVLLTGASGGVGHYLTELAAAAGAQVTAVSATAERGARLRELGAAAIVHDVSDAEGPFDVVLESTGGSALAAALARLVPGGTLIWYGQASRAPVTLNFFDLLAGPENAVIRHFHYAGAPYGPDLATLLRLVADGRLHPEVGRVADWSQTAEVLIDLRERRIRGNAVLTIGVAR; encoded by the coding sequence ATGCGTAGATTGATGCCTACGGGAGACGTAGCGCGACCGGTGGAGTTCGCCCAGGACGCACAGCCCACGACCGCCCCGGACGAAGTGCTGGTCAAGGTCGAGGCGTTCTCGCCGAATCGTGGGGAGACGTTCCTGCTCGAAGAGCCGAAACCCGGTCTGATACCCGGCAAAGATATCGCCGGCTTGATCGTGCAGGCCGCCGCCGACGGCTCGGGGCCGCAGGCGGGCACCCGGGTGGTGGGTCACCCGCCGATGGGCGGCTGGGCCGAGTACGCGGCCGTGCCCACCCACTCGCTCGCCGTCCTGCCCGATGAGATCACCCCCGTGCATGCAGCCGCCCTGCCGCTGGCCGGGATCACCGCGCTCCGGCTGCTCCGCGCAGTCGGCGCCCTGGCGGGCAGGCGGGTGCTGCTGACCGGCGCCTCAGGCGGAGTGGGTCATTACCTGACCGAACTGGCCGCCGCAGCGGGGGCGCAGGTCACCGCGGTGAGCGCCACGGCGGAGCGCGGCGCACGCCTGCGCGAGCTGGGCGCCGCGGCGATAGTGCACGACGTGTCCGACGCGGAGGGGCCGTTCGACGTGGTTCTGGAGTCCACCGGCGGAAGCGCGCTCGCGGCCGCGCTGGCCAGGCTGGTCCCGGGTGGCACCCTGATCTGGTACGGCCAGGCCAGCCGTGCCCCGGTGACGTTGAACTTCTTCGACCTGCTCGCCGGGCCGGAGAACGCCGTGATCCGGCACTTTCACTACGCCGGCGCGCCGTACGGTCCCGACCTGGCCACCCTGCTGCGCCTGGTGGCCGACGGGCGGCTCCACCCGGAGGTCGGCCGCGTCGCCGATTGGAGCCAGACCGCCGAGGTCCTGATCGACCTGCGGGAACGCCGCATCCGAGGCAACGCCGTACTGACGATCGGAGTAGCACGATGA